The following nucleotide sequence is from Saccharothrix texasensis.
GTGAGGCCGAGGTTCCGCCGGGCCCCGAGTTCCCGGTTGATCCGGACCAGCCGCTCGAACAGTCCGACCGCTTCGCGGAGCCGCCCACCCGCCACGTGCAGGAGCGCCAACGCCTCTTCCGCGTCGGCGGAGCCTCGCCGGTCGCCGACCTCCTCGGCGACGGCGACCGAGGCCCGGAGGTGTTCCTCGGCCTCCGTGAACCTGCCCAATGTGGTGCACACCATGCCGAGCCGCTTGAGCATGTCGGCTTCGGCGTCCTTGTTCCCCCACCGGCGCGCCGCGTCGACACCTCTCCGGTCGACCTCCAGACGGTCCCGGTAGTGCTTGTGGTGCAGCAGGAGGGGCCAGAGCGCATCGGACAGCTGCCAGGCCAGCGCCCACCAACCCTGTTCCGCCGCGGCCCGGCCGCAGGCGATCAGGTTCTGCCGCTCCTCCTCCAACCACGCCAGCGCCGACTCCCGGTCGGTGAACTCCGGCACGTCCTCGAGCGGTGCCGCGAAGCGGTAGACCTGTCTGCGCCGGTGGGGTGTGACGACGAGATCGGCCGCCATCGCGCCGCCCAGGTACCACTCGACCATCCGCCGCACGGCGTGGGCGCGCTCGTCCACCTCGTCCTCGGTGTGGGCCTTGTTCCGGGCGTGCAGCCGCAGCAGGTCGTGGAAGCGGTACCGGCTCTCACCGACCGACTCGACCAGGTTGCCGTCCACCAGTTCCTCCAACGACGCGCGCGAAGCATCCTTCTCCAGCACCGACGCCACGACCGGGGCGCCGAACTCCTGGCCCGGGTGCAGTGCGAGCCTTCGGTAGAGCGCCGCCGCCGTCGGCCGAAGCGCGCGATAGGACAGGTCGAAGGTCGTCTGCACGGACAACTCGGGCGCCGACAGCATCGACAGGCGGCTGCGCTCATCGCTCAACTCGGTGACGACCTTCCGCACCGACCACTTGGGCCGGCTGGCGAGCCTCGCCGCGGCTACGCGGACCGCGATCGGCAGACCTCCGCACATGTCGACCAACGCCTCGGCCCGCTCGGGATCGTCGTCCACCCGACGTTTCCCCACCACCTTCGTGAGCAGCCGCACGGCCGACACGTTGCCGAGCGGACCGACGTCGACCAGCCGGGCGCCCTCGGCCACCAGGCCGGTCAGCCGGTTGCGGCTCGTCACCAGGACCGCGCTGGACGGGGAGTTCGGCGCGAGCGGACGCACCTGCGCGGCCGAGTACGCGTTGTCGAGCAGGACCAGCAGTTTCTTGTCCGCGGTCAGGGATCGGTAGAGGGCCGACTGCTCGGCGATCTCCACCGGCACCTCCCGGGACGGCACGCCGAGGCCGCGCAGGAACAATCCGAGTGCGTCCTCCGGCGGCACCGGGTCGGACCCGCTGAACCCGGCCAGGTCGACGTAGAGCTGGCCATCGGTGAACCGGTCGCGCGCGGTGTGCGCCCAATGCAGTGCGAGAGCCGTTTTGCCGACACCACCCGGGCCGCTCAGCACCGCGAACATGCGAGTGCCCTCGCGCCGGTTCTCCACCAGTTCCTCGTCCAGCTCGGCCAATTCCGCGGCGCGATCGGTGAAATGCGCTGGAGCGCCCAATAATTGACGCGGCACCGGCGGCGGAGTGGACGGTGCACTGTGGAACGCTATCCCTCCGTGCACCACTCCTGCCTGCACCGCTCCGCCGGAGACGGACCCGGACAAGGTGCTGCCCCCGTAGACCGGTCTATCCTGGTCCTTACCTGATCGCGACATCCGCTACCCCCGTGGCGTGTCAGATCGACCAACAACACGACCGTACGGTATGCATGTACGGAACACATTCCCCTCATTAAGGGAATCGACTGTCCATTTGGACCAACGGTACCGTGACCATAATCACCAATCCGCAAATTACGGTAATGATTTCGTTCAACCGAAGGCGATCGAGATCCGCCGGGCGGCGAGCAGCCGGGTCCGCTGGACGTCCGGGTCGAGGACCGCGTCCGCGTTGCGGTCCAGGCGGTGGTAGGACTTGGCCAGCAGCCAGTGGGCGGCCTCGGCTCCTATCGGGGTCAGGGGGCCTTGGTCGGCCAGGCGGGTGCGGGCGGTGGCGACGTCCCTCGTGACGAAGGCGGTGCGCACTTCGCCGCCCGAGAGCTCGTCGATCAGGAAAACCATCGCGTGCTCGGCCCAGGCGAACCTGTACGTGCAGATCAGGGCCAGGTAGCCGGCGTCGATGGAACGGTCGCAGATCCAGGCCCCGCCGACGGTCAGGGCGGGTCCGGCGGGGGTGACGGCGCTCGCCGCCCACTCGCGCGGCCGGCCGGTGAGCACGGCGGCCAGGACGCGCAGCAGGGCGTGGTTGCGCCGGCTGGGCAGCGACACGGCGTGCTCGATCAGGCCTGCCCAGAACTCCTCGTCGGGCCGGAGGTCGGCGACCGCGCTGCTGACCGTCAGCTCCGCCTCCAGCGGGTCGAGGAGTTGCGGCAGGGCGCGGCAGCGGTGGACGACCTGTCGTTGCGCCGTGGTCAGCGGCGTCCCCTGCGGACGGTTCACCACCACGATCGGCCGCCGCCTCGGCACCTGCGTCTTCCGGCTCACCGCGCGAGGCTGGCACGTCGGGCGTCCGCGAGGCCGCAACGCGCACCGGGTGCGGCGACACCGCACCCGAAAGGGGACAATCGGCAGTCGTGGACTCCCTGCGCGAGGTGTTGTGGCGGGCCGCGGCGAACCGCCGGGCCAAGCTGCCCCGCACCTCCTCCCTCCCACCGGCCGAAGTGGACGAAGCGGTCCAGGCGGTGCTGAGGCGTGCCTTCGAGCACCTCTGGGAGCACGGCTGGCTGCCCTACGACGTGTACGAGGTCGTCCGGCGCAAC
It contains:
- a CDS encoding ATP-binding protein — translated: MQAGVVHGGIAFHSAPSTPPPVPRQLLGAPAHFTDRAAELAELDEELVENRREGTRMFAVLSGPGGVGKTALALHWAHTARDRFTDGQLYVDLAGFSGSDPVPPEDALGLFLRGLGVPSREVPVEIAEQSALYRSLTADKKLLVLLDNAYSAAQVRPLAPNSPSSAVLVTSRNRLTGLVAEGARLVDVGPLGNVSAVRLLTKVVGKRRVDDDPERAEALVDMCGGLPIAVRVAAARLASRPKWSVRKVVTELSDERSRLSMLSAPELSVQTTFDLSYRALRPTAAALYRRLALHPGQEFGAPVVASVLEKDASRASLEELVDGNLVESVGESRYRFHDLLRLHARNKAHTEDEVDERAHAVRRMVEWYLGGAMAADLVVTPHRRRQVYRFAAPLEDVPEFTDRESALAWLEEERQNLIACGRAAAEQGWWALAWQLSDALWPLLLHHKHYRDRLEVDRRGVDAARRWGNKDAEADMLKRLGMVCTTLGRFTEAEEHLRASVAVAEEVGDRRGSADAEEALALLHVAGGRLREAVGLFERLVRINRELGARRNLGLTLINLGKALTGLGRTDEALRALVEATEQFRDLEPPDPYNQARVVVAQAAVHLRVDDLPLADRTARSALEALSALGSKQGMAESHHLLAESAERQGNTEEAAEHWQRALRLYTDIGSSKADGIAQRLHVDDGPQPPAHGG